One window of the Ureibacillus sp. FSL W7-1570 genome contains the following:
- a CDS encoding XRE family transcriptional regulator, whose amino-acid sequence MEQMNRYIGMQLKKIRKERSLSLDDVAKATDVSKAQLAQIEKGEANPTVSTLWKIAAGLKISFSSLLQPPKTFFQKYSVDPTTYVSEEDGKYRVYSIIPYDPERGWEFYKIEMDPGVTHKSEPHTEGVEETVTVIAGQAVVQCGEMRESLTEGETLLFSANQPHQYENPTDQVTVLHLIIQYR is encoded by the coding sequence ATGGAACAAATGAATCGCTACATTGGCATGCAATTAAAAAAAATCCGGAAAGAGCGCAGTTTAAGTTTGGATGATGTGGCAAAAGCTACTGATGTAAGCAAAGCTCAGCTTGCCCAAATTGAAAAAGGGGAAGCGAATCCGACCGTTTCGACTTTATGGAAAATTGCCGCAGGATTAAAGATTTCTTTTTCATCCCTCCTGCAGCCGCCAAAAACGTTTTTTCAAAAATATAGCGTGGATCCAACTACATACGTTTCAGAAGAGGACGGAAAATATCGCGTTTACTCCATCATTCCCTATGACCCGGAAAGGGGATGGGAATTTTATAAAATTGAAATGGATCCCGGGGTGACCCATAAAAGTGAACCGCATACGGAAGGGGTGGAGGAAACGGTGACGGTCATTGCAGGACAAGCCGTAGTCCAATGCGGGGAAATGCGGGAAAGTTTGACGGAAGGGGAAACCCTCCTTTTCTCCGCCAATCAGCCCCACCAGTATGAAAATCCAACCGATCAAGTGACGGTCTTGCATTTAATTATTCAGTATCGATAG